One stretch of Holophagaceae bacterium DNA includes these proteins:
- a CDS encoding immunoglobulin domain-containing protein, whose product MFNPRALFTLAAFGAASALFGGNALLPQELAPQETLEASSRGSLPSQDIVVSTGDLTGSNSKIDKSGKKPKIDNAAGRLDWWRERLGGDLTPEFMARLMREAELQRLLYPDQFHPEGDAPRMLPEGIALPLAVAGTTWTNLGPTKSNKIQNGITLNRVNSGRLRTILPDPANANILYVLTSGGGLWKTTDLLDTTPTWRCLTDRVGSDMGGAAAFGKIKSGTGATLYLGLGDAFDNGVGGFVVKSSDAGNTWSPAIQLTGTVGPTTYTATKILDLKVDDTGASDIVLVGTNVGLFRSTNSGATFTLVNNAVFNGKYVWSLVRTGANTWIASTEDFVNGTAGSILRSTDGGAIWSPITGPIVGAGRMTLASAAPGELIVYCFAADTGDGAQLDLFRSTNGGQTWTGTATDTSTAPSNPNAEQGDNDYMQQQPWYNHLLLVDPIDGARNTVYVGGQLSLAKNTNGGATGGSAATQWKVLTNWLAQFGLPYAHADFHCAATSDAGGTHRIFIGNDGGLFVSTNGGTTWDDTKNVGIISHLVFAMASGPLNNCDANSVLMGLQDNGTHNRIGATSVFDQTNGGDGFGVGWSQATNAASLSSYVYNNIYRCTSNPPDDQSKFGIPPFTPNFSGGLGTLSGASYYFVTPIITAPFGADPTGTVFYTYSNTGAGTNSKKIFMTSGGGNWTSLGTLPSPTGPGSQVGVRAVSHGVGLHPTDGNRIAAACNAGYVITTTNAGSLWTARDLIGTVPASGARTWQGFNSSVAWVDNNTLFACSESTGADSIHVVKSTDGGANWAASENGLPDLPVVKIVADPGDANTLYAATWLGVYRTTDQGANWSLFGAGLPQALVSDLYIHPTSSFLRASIYGRGIWQVGPTPTYSAPIISVQPTGGSFTPPAGFSLSATVPSTYPAATYQWRRNGVNLVNGGGISGATTPTLTLSSTTCASAGDYTLAATNCAGTTVSSIATMTSAGAAPPLITTHPPNTEYATGNAFTLSVVASGSGLTYRWTRNGTNLVNGTQTPSTWVVAGATGATLSITNARGATAGTFACVVTNSAGCSTTSNNATVISQSNQGNVAPNICTNPVDVTVNAPTSASFTVTAGGGRVDASGRTFTFQWRKNGVNLTNVAPYTGAVVTVASTTNNKMNSTLTINPTSESLSGSIYDCRVTTSSSASVPVICAGAKLTVNRRYTPATAVSITPSPALPVPTGTAVTFTAVGSGSVAIVGGAPAPAAAYQYQFWFYIDDNLGWTMVQDYGVGNSYTMPATTQPGTYGIGVDCRTSPSVLWDVFNAINIFTVTPIIGPGGSAPSILAPRSNDRPEFNGGRASITINQ is encoded by the coding sequence ATGTTCAACCCACGCGCACTCTTCACCCTTGCTGCTTTCGGCGCGGCCTCGGCCCTTTTCGGCGGCAATGCCCTCCTGCCCCAGGAACTGGCGCCGCAGGAGACCCTTGAAGCCTCCAGCCGCGGGTCGCTCCCTTCCCAGGACATCGTGGTCTCCACGGGTGACCTGACCGGGTCAAATTCCAAAATCGACAAGAGCGGCAAGAAGCCCAAGATCGACAATGCCGCCGGCCGCCTGGACTGGTGGCGGGAACGGCTGGGCGGCGATCTCACACCCGAGTTCATGGCGCGGCTCATGCGCGAAGCGGAGCTGCAACGGTTGCTCTACCCGGACCAGTTCCACCCCGAGGGCGATGCACCGAGAATGCTTCCGGAAGGCATCGCGCTCCCCCTGGCGGTCGCCGGGACTACCTGGACCAATCTCGGACCAACCAAATCCAACAAGATCCAGAACGGGATCACGCTGAACAGAGTGAATAGCGGGCGCCTGCGCACCATCCTCCCGGATCCAGCCAACGCCAACATCCTCTATGTGCTTACCTCCGGCGGCGGTCTATGGAAGACCACCGACCTCCTGGACACCACCCCGACCTGGCGCTGCCTCACCGATCGGGTGGGAAGCGATATGGGGGGCGCCGCCGCCTTCGGCAAGATCAAGAGCGGAACCGGCGCCACGCTCTATCTGGGGCTGGGGGATGCCTTCGACAATGGCGTCGGCGGTTTCGTCGTGAAATCCTCGGATGCCGGAAACACCTGGTCTCCGGCCATCCAATTGACGGGAACCGTGGGCCCCACCACCTACACCGCCACCAAGATCCTGGATCTCAAGGTCGATGACACCGGGGCCAGCGATATCGTCCTGGTGGGCACCAACGTCGGGCTGTTCCGGTCCACGAACAGCGGCGCCACCTTCACTCTGGTCAACAACGCGGTCTTCAACGGCAAGTATGTGTGGAGCCTCGTGCGCACTGGAGCGAACACCTGGATCGCCTCCACCGAGGATTTCGTCAATGGCACCGCGGGCTCGATTCTGCGAAGCACCGATGGCGGTGCAATCTGGTCACCAATTACAGGTCCGATCGTCGGCGCCGGCCGCATGACCCTCGCCAGCGCCGCCCCGGGAGAACTCATCGTCTACTGCTTCGCGGCCGATACGGGCGATGGCGCCCAGTTGGACCTGTTCCGTTCCACCAATGGTGGGCAGACCTGGACCGGGACCGCCACGGATACCAGCACTGCCCCCTCGAACCCGAACGCAGAACAGGGCGACAACGACTATATGCAGCAGCAACCCTGGTACAACCATCTCCTGTTGGTGGATCCCATCGACGGCGCCCGCAACACGGTCTATGTGGGCGGGCAATTAAGCTTGGCCAAGAACACCAATGGCGGCGCCACGGGGGGCTCTGCGGCCACCCAGTGGAAAGTGCTCACCAACTGGCTTGCCCAGTTCGGCCTCCCCTATGCCCATGCGGACTTCCACTGCGCGGCGACATCGGACGCGGGGGGCACCCACCGCATCTTCATCGGCAACGATGGCGGGCTCTTCGTCTCAACGAATGGCGGAACAACCTGGGATGACACCAAGAACGTGGGCATCATCAGCCACCTGGTTTTCGCCATGGCTTCCGGCCCCCTAAACAACTGCGATGCCAACAGCGTGCTCATGGGCCTGCAGGACAATGGCACCCACAACCGCATTGGAGCTACGTCGGTCTTCGACCAGACCAATGGCGGCGACGGCTTCGGCGTGGGCTGGAGCCAGGCGACCAATGCTGCTTCCCTCAGTTCATACGTCTATAACAACATCTATCGCTGCACCTCAAATCCGCCGGATGACCAATCGAAATTTGGTATCCCCCCGTTTACACCTAACTTTTCAGGCGGGCTTGGCACCCTGAGCGGGGCCAGCTACTACTTCGTCACCCCCATCATTACCGCACCCTTCGGTGCCGACCCCACGGGCACTGTCTTCTACACCTACAGCAACACCGGCGCTGGCACGAATTCAAAGAAGATCTTCATGACTTCCGGCGGCGGCAACTGGACCTCCCTCGGCACCTTGCCGTCGCCCACGGGTCCTGGCTCTCAGGTAGGCGTTCGGGCCGTTAGCCACGGGGTGGGACTGCACCCCACGGATGGCAACCGCATTGCCGCGGCCTGCAATGCCGGCTACGTGATCACCACCACCAACGCCGGCAGTCTCTGGACCGCCCGGGATCTTATCGGGACGGTTCCCGCGTCCGGTGCCCGCACTTGGCAGGGCTTCAATTCCAGCGTGGCCTGGGTGGACAACAACACCCTATTCGCGTGTTCAGAATCCACCGGGGCGGACTCCATCCATGTGGTCAAATCCACGGATGGCGGCGCTAATTGGGCGGCCTCTGAGAATGGACTGCCTGATTTGCCGGTGGTCAAAATCGTGGCCGATCCCGGCGATGCCAACACGCTTTATGCGGCCACCTGGCTCGGCGTCTACCGCACCACCGATCAGGGCGCCAACTGGAGCCTCTTTGGCGCCGGCCTGCCCCAGGCCCTGGTATCCGACCTCTACATCCATCCCACCAGCTCCTTCCTCCGGGCCTCCATCTATGGGCGGGGCATCTGGCAGGTGGGGCCCACACCCACCTACTCGGCACCTATCATCAGTGTGCAGCCCACGGGCGGATCTTTCACCCCGCCCGCAGGCTTCAGCCTGAGCGCAACGGTCCCCAGCACCTATCCCGCCGCAACCTACCAGTGGCGGCGCAATGGCGTGAATCTCGTCAATGGTGGTGGGATTTCCGGCGCCACAACTCCTACCCTCACACTCTCCTCTACCACTTGCGCCAGCGCTGGCGACTATACGCTCGCGGCCACCAACTGCGCCGGAACAACCGTCAGCAGCATCGCAACCATGACCAGTGCTGGGGCCGCGCCGCCGTTGATCACCACCCACCCGCCTAACACAGAGTACGCCACTGGAAACGCTTTCACCCTTTCAGTGGTTGCATCAGGTTCGGGCCTTACTTATCGGTGGACCCGTAACGGAACGAACCTGGTGAACGGCACCCAGACCCCATCCACATGGGTGGTCGCCGGGGCCACCGGGGCCACGCTTAGCATCACGAATGCCCGTGGTGCAACCGCAGGCACGTTCGCCTGCGTGGTCACCAACTCCGCCGGTTGCAGCACCACAAGCAACAACGCCACCGTTATTAGTCAGTCAAATCAGGGCAATGTGGCTCCAAACATTTGCACAAACCCCGTGGATGTGACGGTGAATGCTCCCACAAGCGCTTCCTTCACGGTCACGGCAGGCGGCGGCCGCGTCGATGCTTCTGGCAGGACCTTCACCTTCCAGTGGCGCAAGAACGGCGTGAACCTCACGAACGTAGCCCCCTATACCGGGGCGGTCGTCACAGTGGCTTCGACCACCAACAACAAGATGAATTCCACGCTCACCATCAATCCGACTTCTGAAAGCTTGTCTGGCAGCATTTACGACTGCCGGGTCACCACGTCTTCAAGCGCCAGTGTTCCCGTTATTTGCGCCGGGGCAAAACTGACAGTCAACCGCCGGTACACGCCTGCTACTGCCGTCAGCATCACACCCAGCCCAGCCCTGCCTGTGCCCACCGGGACTGCTGTCACCTTCACGGCAGTAGGCTCCGGCTCCGTCGCCATAGTCGGTGGCGCCCCTGCTCCAGCCGCCGCCTACCAGTACCAATTCTGGTTCTACATCGACGACAACCTCGGCTGGACCATGGTGCAGGATTATGGCGTGGGAAACAGTTACACCATGCCCGCGACCACCCAGCCGGGCACCTACGGCATCGGCGTGGATTGCCGGACCAGCCCCTCGGTGCTCTGGGATGTCTTCAACGCGATCAATATCTTCACGGTCACCCCGATCATCGGGCCCGGTGGCTCCGCGCCGAGCATCCTCGCACCCCGATCCAACGACCGGCCCGAGTTCAACGGCGGCCGAGCTTCCATCACGATCAACCAGTAG
- a CDS encoding PqqD family protein, which yields MQPLRPDTILARSAKPLSADLHDETVLMSLESGSYYGLEGTARRIWELLATPRTLSSLGEQLAKEYQVDPGQCAVEIRPFIDEMRREGLLVADP from the coding sequence ATGCAACCTTTGCGCCCTGACACCATCCTGGCCCGCTCGGCCAAGCCCCTTTCTGCGGACCTGCACGACGAGACGGTCCTGATGAGCCTCGAATCCGGCAGCTACTACGGTCTGGAGGGCACGGCCCGGCGGATCTGGGAGCTGCTGGCAACCCCCCGCACGCTATCCAGCCTGGGCGAGCAGTTGGCGAAGGAATACCAGGTGGACCCCGGTCAGTGCGCGGTGGAGATTCGGCCCTTCATCGACGAGATGCGGCGGGAGGGGCTGCTGGTGGCTGATCCTTGA
- a CDS encoding lasso peptide biosynthesis B2 protein — protein sequence MALPAMDWRRYRALPPARRRLLREALASLFLARAALAFVPFRRLAAGLGEMDTDSAAEIPEAQGQVAADIAWAIQATASRVPWDSRCLAQAMAGYRMLWKRGIPSTVYFGVKKDPQAPFSAHAWLRCGAFIVTGEAGHADYRVLCRFSRPIP from the coding sequence ATGGCCCTGCCCGCCATGGATTGGCGCCGCTACCGGGCCCTTCCGCCCGCCAGGCGGCGGTTGTTGAGGGAGGCGCTGGCCAGCCTGTTCCTGGCCCGGGCCGCCCTCGCTTTCGTCCCCTTCCGGCGCCTGGCGGCCGGGTTGGGCGAGATGGACACCGACAGCGCTGCCGAAATTCCGGAAGCGCAAGGGCAGGTGGCGGCGGACATCGCCTGGGCGATCCAGGCCACGGCCAGCCGCGTGCCCTGGGACAGCCGCTGCCTCGCCCAGGCCATGGCGGGTTATCGGATGCTGTGGAAGCGCGGCATTCCGTCGACTGTGTATTTCGGCGTGAAGAAGGATCCCCAAGCGCCATTCAGCGCCCACGCCTGGCTGCGTTGCGGGGCTTTCATCGTCACCGGCGAGGCAGGCCATGCGGACTACCGTGTGCTCTGCCGATTCTCCAGGCCTATTCCATGA